One window of the Archangium primigenium genome contains the following:
- a CDS encoding PaaI family thioesterase, whose product MSDAQSPPTQEQLDRFAEQFNQSATMRHFNTRLSFPEGKKVVIAIPEVRPEHRGGLGTDAVNGGILAALFDLAIGCTPALRDPSRRAATMQLSMSFERPVRGDSARVEATIDTAGTSSLFASARVYDAEGTVCARCQGVVKLSKMKWASGDSPAVN is encoded by the coding sequence ATGTCCGATGCCCAGAGCCCTCCCACCCAGGAACAACTCGACCGTTTCGCGGAACAATTCAACCAGAGCGCCACCATGCGGCACTTCAACACCCGCCTGAGCTTCCCGGAGGGCAAGAAGGTCGTCATCGCCATCCCGGAGGTGCGACCCGAGCACCGGGGGGGCCTGGGAACGGACGCCGTGAATGGGGGCATCCTCGCCGCGCTCTTCGATCTGGCCATCGGCTGCACCCCCGCCCTGCGCGACCCCAGCCGCCGCGCCGCCACCATGCAGCTGTCCATGAGCTTCGAGCGCCCCGTGCGCGGCGACAGCGCGCGCGTGGAGGCGACCATCGACACCGCCGGCACCTCCAGCCTCTTCGCCTCCGCGCGCGTGTACGACGCCGAGGGCACGGTGTGTGCCCGGTGCCAGGGCGTGGTCAAGCTGTCCAAGATGAAGTGGGCCTCCGGCGACAGCCCCGCCGTCAACTGA
- a CDS encoding RNA polymerase sigma factor yields MTWTHSIPESGQPAEEPMDGEAALSRRALEGDAAAWNALIARHQHRVLVSLLARGVRVDRARELVQETWARLIQQQRKGALTELRLPHLALAQAAFLAADDARRVRREGGGAPLEALSEAHHPEDPGASAERRLLSEEQLRRAQQALGTCSPSAQRVFHLACDGQELPHAEVAARAGLSVQRVRQILCEVRKKLRGALEEEGP; encoded by the coding sequence ATGACCTGGACACACTCCATTCCCGAATCGGGACAGCCGGCGGAGGAGCCGATGGACGGCGAAGCCGCGCTCTCGCGACGCGCCTTGGAGGGGGACGCCGCCGCGTGGAACGCGTTGATCGCCCGACACCAGCACCGGGTGCTGGTGTCACTGCTCGCCCGGGGGGTTCGGGTGGATCGGGCCCGGGAGCTCGTCCAGGAGACGTGGGCGCGGCTGATCCAACAGCAGCGCAAGGGCGCCCTCACCGAGCTGCGCCTGCCCCATCTGGCGCTCGCCCAGGCCGCCTTCCTCGCGGCCGATGACGCCCGGCGGGTGCGGCGCGAGGGAGGCGGGGCCCCCTTGGAAGCCCTGTCCGAGGCCCACCACCCCGAGGATCCCGGGGCCTCGGCCGAGCGGCGGTTGTTGTCCGAGGAGCAGTTGCGCCGGGCCCAGCAGGCGCTCGGCACCTGCTCTCCGAGTGCCCAGCGGGTGTTCCACCTGGCGTGTGACGGCCAGGAGCTGCCCCATGCCGAGGTGGCCGCGCGGGCGGGGTTGTCCGTGCAGCGCGTCCGGCAGATCCTGTGCGAGGTGCGCAAGAAGCTGCGCGGCGCCCTCGAGGAGGAAGGTCCATGA
- a CDS encoding zf-HC2 domain-containing protein, translating into MSLPHPSPADLEHYVLGALEPQAAARLEAHTLECPDCARRLHQEALLEEHLREVARAPLVAARVVRPARWNALRRAAPALGLMAAAALALLLMPVRTERPAATPLLEEDDFPMMAPLGSAPSTAERLVACPDPTSQDSCASEALARGLWVQYPRGLGAIPRYEGHAGLPLDRLAAGPSAL; encoded by the coding sequence ATGAGTCTCCCCCACCCGAGTCCGGCCGACCTCGAGCACTACGTGCTGGGGGCGCTCGAACCCCAGGCGGCGGCGCGTCTGGAGGCCCACACCCTGGAATGTCCCGACTGCGCGCGGCGCCTGCACCAGGAGGCCCTGTTGGAGGAGCACCTCCGGGAGGTGGCGCGCGCGCCGCTCGTGGCCGCGCGGGTGGTGCGTCCCGCGCGCTGGAATGCCCTCCGGCGGGCGGCGCCGGCGCTGGGGCTGATGGCGGCCGCGGCCCTGGCGCTGCTCCTCATGCCCGTCCGCACCGAGCGGCCCGCGGCCACGCCCCTCCTCGAGGAGGACGACTTCCCGATGATGGCGCCCCTGGGGAGCGCGCCCTCGACCGCCGAGCGGCTGGTGGCCTGTCCGGATCCCACCAGCCAGGACTCCTGCGCCTCGGAGGCCCTGGCTCGGGGCCTGTGGGTGCAATATCCCCGGGGGCTGGGAGCGATTCCCCGCTACGAGGGCCATGCGGGGCTGCCGCTGGACCGGCTCGCCGCGGGCCCCTCCGCGCTGTGA
- a CDS encoding AraC family transcriptional regulator has product MRSWMKWLGTSLAGVLLATGGAARAEDSQKSLPKGWFVTESAPKLYASGLDTGAPCEGPRSAYLRSVQESPSGYGTFMQAFDAEAFRGKRLRFSAVVRTEDVKGWAGLWMRVEGAESLEPLAFDNMQSRALTGTTACKRHEVVLDVPPEARAIMAGLLLSGTGTAWIEAVRFEPVDTRVPVTNLIADTASRRPSGGRIGGLSFSADALGNGLRLQPDGSWKDTDANVLTPKTTEDGGVRVEGSLLHRAVRLTVKTTGGTTLVQGDWGSDAVHLTLGPDKLVLKRGIHTRELVPEEDTPAEKEACRRYRTPPGTTRGVLDVCGLALDKAPPVIPLVVGLLTTDLGASRTPTLGPGAAPPDRLTPRTGMIPNIQGPMNPADRVAPLRTPGTQR; this is encoded by the coding sequence ATGCGTTCGTGGATGAAATGGCTGGGGACATCGCTCGCGGGGGTGCTGCTCGCCACGGGAGGCGCCGCCCGGGCCGAGGACTCGCAGAAGAGCCTGCCCAAGGGGTGGTTCGTCACCGAGAGCGCCCCCAAGCTCTACGCGTCCGGCCTGGACACGGGCGCGCCCTGCGAGGGCCCCCGCAGCGCGTACCTGCGCTCGGTGCAGGAGAGCCCGTCGGGCTATGGCACCTTCATGCAGGCCTTCGACGCGGAGGCCTTCCGGGGCAAGCGGCTGCGCTTCTCCGCCGTGGTGCGCACCGAGGACGTGAAGGGCTGGGCGGGCCTGTGGATGCGGGTGGAGGGCGCCGAGTCCCTGGAGCCCCTGGCCTTCGACAACATGCAGTCGCGCGCGCTCACGGGCACCACGGCCTGCAAGCGCCACGAGGTGGTGCTGGACGTGCCCCCGGAGGCCCGGGCCATCATGGCCGGACTGCTGCTCAGCGGCACGGGCACGGCGTGGATCGAAGCGGTGCGCTTCGAGCCGGTGGACACCCGCGTGCCCGTCACCAACCTGATCGCCGACACGGCGTCCCGCCGTCCGTCCGGGGGCCGCATCGGCGGCCTGAGCTTCAGCGCCGACGCCCTGGGCAACGGGCTGCGGCTGCAGCCGGACGGCTCCTGGAAGGACACGGACGCGAACGTCCTCACCCCGAAGACGACCGAGGACGGCGGCGTGCGCGTGGAGGGCTCGCTGCTGCACCGCGCCGTGCGCCTCACCGTGAAGACCACGGGCGGCACCACGCTCGTGCAGGGAGACTGGGGCAGCGACGCGGTGCACCTCACGCTCGGACCGGACAAGCTCGTGCTCAAGCGGGGCATCCACACGCGCGAGCTCGTGCCCGAGGAGGACACCCCCGCGGAGAAGGAGGCCTGCCGCCGCTACCGCACGCCCCCCGGCACCACGCGCGGCGTGCTCGACGTCTGTGGCCTGGCGCTCGACAAGGCCCCGCCCGTGATTCCCCTCGTCGTGGGCCTGCTGACCACGGACCTGGGCGCATCGCGCACGCCCACCCTGGGCCCCGGCGCCGCGCCCCCGGACCGGCTCACCCCCCGCACGGGCATGATTCCGAACATCCAGGGCCCGATGAACCCCGCGGATCGCGTCGCGCCCCTGCGCACTCCCGGAACCCAACGTTAG
- a CDS encoding oxidoreductase has product METSPRTALVAGASGLVGGALLDTLLEDARYREVHSLGRRPLPHQHPKLVQHTVDFTRLDTQALPAAQDAFCALGTTLKKAGSQAAFRAVDHDYVLAFAHAARHAGAQRFVLVSALGANARSRIFYNRVKGEAEDALGAVGFESLVIVQPSLLLGAREEPQPAEQVMGAVSRVLAPLLRPLAARPIEGRTVARAMVTLAWRDAPGTRVVHSGELHALGA; this is encoded by the coding sequence ATGGAGACCTCCCCCCGTACCGCGCTCGTGGCCGGCGCGAGTGGTCTCGTGGGCGGCGCCCTCCTCGACACCCTGCTCGAGGACGCCCGCTACCGCGAGGTCCACTCCCTCGGCCGACGGCCCCTGCCCCACCAGCACCCGAAGCTCGTCCAACACACGGTGGACTTCACCCGGCTGGACACCCAGGCCCTGCCCGCCGCCCAGGATGCGTTCTGCGCCCTCGGCACCACCCTCAAGAAGGCGGGCAGCCAGGCCGCCTTCCGCGCGGTGGACCATGACTATGTCCTGGCGTTCGCGCACGCGGCCCGGCACGCGGGGGCCCAGCGCTTCGTGCTCGTGTCGGCGCTGGGCGCCAACGCGCGCTCGCGCATCTTCTACAACCGGGTGAAGGGCGAGGCCGAGGACGCGCTCGGCGCGGTGGGCTTCGAGTCCCTCGTCATCGTCCAGCCGTCCCTGTTGCTCGGAGCGCGAGAGGAGCCGCAGCCCGCGGAGCAGGTGATGGGCGCCGTCTCACGGGTGCTCGCCCCGCTGCTGCGGCCCCTGGCGGCGCGCCCCATCGAGGGACGCACCGTGGCCCGGGCCATGGTGACGCTCGCCTGGCGGGACGCACCGGGCACGCGGGTGGTGCACTCGGGCGAATTGCACGCGCTGGGGGCGTAG
- a CDS encoding sigma factor has translation MFDDLTDDELFAEVLQRRASGGAVGEPLGALCDRWVRPARYVISKIQASYGRGSPADAEELYQDAVGKLLVRGLDQFRGVSEQMPGRSASPKTFFLRIVKHVAIDFYRRQREDLAPAPTDPDNAPEESPAEVSRAVESSRRREERTEAQELYWRAYERLQQEHPKEAGAWDLYHHQDVEDHEECARRLSISVVNSYKRVSRAQAYLRLYLLDLQQEGERE, from the coding sequence GTGTTCGACGATCTCACGGATGACGAACTGTTCGCAGAGGTACTCCAGCGCCGCGCCTCGGGCGGGGCGGTGGGCGAGCCCCTGGGCGCGCTCTGCGATCGCTGGGTCCGGCCCGCCCGCTACGTCATTTCCAAGATCCAGGCCAGCTATGGCCGGGGCTCGCCCGCGGACGCGGAGGAGCTCTACCAGGACGCGGTGGGCAAGCTGCTCGTCCGGGGGCTGGATCAGTTCCGCGGCGTGTCCGAGCAGATGCCCGGGCGCAGTGCTTCTCCCAAGACGTTCTTCCTGCGCATCGTCAAGCACGTCGCCATCGACTTCTACCGGCGTCAGCGCGAGGACCTCGCGCCCGCTCCCACGGATCCCGACAACGCTCCGGAGGAGTCTCCGGCGGAGGTGTCCCGGGCGGTGGAGTCCTCGCGTCGGCGCGAGGAGCGCACCGAGGCCCAGGAGCTCTACTGGCGCGCCTACGAGCGGCTGCAGCAGGAGCATCCCAAGGAAGCCGGTGCGTGGGACCTGTACCACCACCAGGACGTAGAGGACCACGAGGAATGCGCCCGGCGCCTCAGCATCAGCGTGGTCAATTCGTACAAGCGCGTGAGCCGCGCACAGGCCTATCTGCGCCTCTACCTGCTCGACCTCCAACAGGAGGGCGAGCGGGAGTGA
- a CDS encoding metallophosphoesterase, which yields MSRTIVIGDLHGCYDEALELLARVGATSTDRIIFTGDLVDRGPRRRECVELAMRHECILGNHEEKHLQQRRRRDADLLPDHLETRQALGPEHLDYFATLPHFIRLPEYQAVVVHAGVLPGRTLEEQEPYHLLHVQCVRPPERKSYWPSKAPEGYRFWTHDWKGPERVIFGHTVFDRPLVTEHAVGIDTGCVYGHSLTALVLPTWELVSVPARKAWRAGKDVALLPVHPGVDVFS from the coding sequence ATGTCCCGAACCATCGTCATCGGCGACCTCCACGGCTGTTACGACGAGGCCCTGGAGTTGCTCGCCCGCGTGGGCGCCACCTCCACGGATCGCATCATCTTCACCGGAGACCTCGTGGACCGAGGGCCCCGGCGCCGCGAGTGCGTGGAGCTCGCCATGCGGCACGAGTGCATCCTCGGCAACCACGAGGAGAAACACCTCCAGCAGCGGCGCCGTCGGGATGCGGACCTGCTGCCGGACCACCTCGAGACGCGGCAGGCGCTCGGGCCCGAGCACCTGGACTACTTCGCCACCCTGCCCCACTTCATCCGGCTGCCCGAGTACCAGGCCGTCGTCGTCCACGCGGGCGTGCTGCCGGGCAGGACCCTGGAGGAGCAGGAGCCCTACCACCTGCTGCACGTGCAGTGTGTCCGGCCTCCGGAGCGCAAGAGCTACTGGCCCTCCAAGGCGCCCGAGGGCTACCGCTTCTGGACGCACGACTGGAAGGGCCCGGAGCGCGTCATCTTCGGCCACACCGTGTTCGACCGGCCCCTGGTCACCGAGCACGCGGTGGGCATCGACACCGGCTGCGTCTACGGGCACTCGCTCACGGCGCTGGTGCTGCCCACGTGGGAGCTCGTCTCGGTGCCCGCGCGCAAGGCCTGGCGGGCGGGCAAGGACGTGGCGCTCCTGCCCGTGCATCCGGGCGTGGACGTGTTCTCCTGA
- a CDS encoding ATP-binding protein: MNSRLLTLLLVEDSPEDRDVFRTYLEEMGEYSYRFLEEESADDALALCRREHVDCILLDYDLPALSGLEFLQRLVDEEGLLRPPVVMVTGRGNERIAVAALKGGASDYLVKSEVTPESLYRAVRNAVEKEDIRKRLTEQKALTGIVEARLQAALEVLERGEALIILDKDFRLLLVNANQERISRTRREDTLTRTLWDMWPEAASPQSRTWAELHRAMRERTTAHFEEFFSSLNRWLDVSVYPTREGGLAIFFRDVSEKKQAEDHARGEERRRSEFEQQLIGIVSHDLRNPITAISLGVSLLLRRDDLDERVLKTLVRVHSSAERTIRMVRDLLDFTQARLGGGIVIHREPSDLYALLRLVVDEVQMSFPDREVRIEMEGDGLGAWDTDRVAQVITNLVTNALKYSPAGSPVTVRTLGDADTVRLEVHNQGEPIPPQVQRHLFQPMRRGDEQADRTSRSIGLGLFIVDHLIRAHGGTVDVRSSAPDGTTFGVSLPRRSTLLTLERV, from the coding sequence ATGAATTCCCGATTGTTGACGCTGCTCCTGGTCGAGGACAGCCCCGAGGATCGGGATGTCTTCCGAACCTACCTGGAGGAAATGGGGGAGTATTCCTACCGATTCCTCGAGGAGGAATCGGCGGATGACGCGCTCGCGCTCTGCAGGCGCGAGCATGTGGACTGCATCCTCCTGGATTACGACCTGCCCGCGCTCAGTGGCCTGGAGTTCCTCCAGCGGCTCGTGGACGAGGAAGGGCTCTTGCGACCGCCCGTGGTCATGGTGACCGGGCGGGGGAACGAGCGCATCGCCGTCGCGGCGCTCAAGGGCGGTGCCTCGGACTACCTGGTCAAGTCCGAGGTGACCCCGGAGAGCCTCTACCGCGCCGTGCGCAACGCCGTGGAGAAGGAGGACATCCGCAAGCGGCTCACCGAGCAGAAGGCCCTCACGGGCATCGTCGAGGCGCGACTGCAGGCGGCCCTGGAGGTGTTGGAGCGGGGCGAGGCGCTCATCATCCTCGACAAGGACTTCCGCCTGCTGCTGGTCAACGCCAACCAGGAGCGCATCTCCCGGACCCGGCGCGAGGACACGCTCACGCGCACCCTCTGGGACATGTGGCCCGAGGCCGCCTCGCCCCAGAGCCGGACGTGGGCGGAGCTGCACCGGGCCATGCGCGAGCGGACGACCGCCCACTTCGAGGAGTTCTTCTCCTCCCTGAATCGCTGGCTCGACGTGAGCGTGTACCCCACGCGCGAGGGGGGCCTGGCCATCTTCTTCCGCGACGTGAGCGAGAAGAAGCAGGCGGAGGACCACGCGCGGGGCGAGGAGCGGCGGCGCTCGGAGTTCGAGCAGCAGCTCATCGGCATCGTCAGCCACGACCTGCGCAATCCCATCACCGCCATCTCCCTGGGCGTGTCCCTGCTGCTGCGCCGCGATGACCTGGACGAGCGGGTGCTCAAGACGCTCGTGCGCGTCCACTCCTCGGCCGAGCGCACCATCCGCATGGTGCGCGACCTGCTCGACTTCACCCAGGCGCGGCTGGGCGGCGGCATCGTCATCCACCGCGAGCCCTCGGACCTGTACGCGCTCTTGCGCCTGGTGGTGGACGAGGTGCAGATGTCCTTTCCCGACCGGGAAGTGCGCATCGAGATGGAGGGCGATGGCCTGGGCGCGTGGGACACGGACCGGGTGGCCCAGGTCATCACCAACCTGGTCACCAACGCGCTCAAGTACAGCCCGGCGGGCTCGCCCGTCACGGTGCGCACCCTGGGCGACGCGGACACGGTGCGTCTGGAGGTCCACAACCAGGGCGAGCCCATCCCCCCGCAGGTGCAGCGCCACCTGTTCCAGCCCATGCGGCGGGGCGACGAGCAGGCGGATCGCACCAGCCGCAGCATTGGCCTGGGGCTCTTCATCGTGGACCACCTCATCCGGGCGCACGGAGGCACTGTCGACGTGCGCTCCAGCGCTCCGGACGGCACGACCTTCGGGGTCAGCCTGCCGCGCCGCTCCACCCTGCTGACCCTCGAGCGTGTCTAG
- a CDS encoding response regulator: MNSGLPILVVEDNDEDFDMLQMTFHSVAIPNPLYRCSEGEEALEFLGQTGRYADTQAAPRPGLILLDLNLAGLDGRQVLEHVKRDRHLKSIPVLVFSTSGNPKDVQSAYDHGASGYLLKPVDLPRFERMIRLFKEFWLDHIVMPEDDGREVSRG; encoded by the coding sequence ATGAACTCCGGGCTGCCCATCCTCGTCGTGGAGGACAACGACGAGGACTTCGACATGCTCCAGATGACCTTCCACTCCGTCGCCATCCCCAACCCGCTCTACCGCTGCTCGGAGGGGGAGGAGGCCCTGGAGTTCCTGGGTCAGACGGGCCGCTACGCCGACACCCAGGCCGCGCCGCGCCCGGGGCTCATTCTCCTGGACCTGAACCTCGCTGGCCTGGATGGCAGGCAGGTGCTCGAGCACGTGAAGCGCGACCGCCATCTCAAGAGCATTCCAGTGCTCGTGTTCTCCACCTCAGGCAACCCCAAGGATGTCCAGAGCGCCTATGACCACGGGGCCAGTGGCTATCTGCTCAAGCCCGTGGATCTGCCGCGATTCGAGAGAATGATCCGGCTCTTCAAGGAGTTCTGGCTGGACCACATCGTGATGCCCGAAGACGATGGCCGTGAGGTCTCGCGCGGATGA
- a CDS encoding ATP-binding protein: MGTDKVGTHPAADLTNCDREPIHIPGAIQPHGVLLVLREPSLTICQASENTQDLLGVAVKDLLGQSLEKLLPPEQVASTRESLLSDRLEDNNPLKLSIQQGSGGSRQFDGIAHRHQGRLFLELEPSTEQKDLPFFGFYHQARGAMSRLRDAKDLHALCMEAASEVRRLTGFDRVIIYRFDADWNGQVLAEDRMEDADPYLGLHFPASDIPRQARELYLLNLLRLIPAVDYVPARMVALPEEAQGGPLDMSFCVLRSVSPVHMEYLRNMGAGSSMSISLLKEGKLWGLISCTHISGSRYLPYEVRTACEFVGQFMSSFLPTKEGYENYDQRIRAKSIQGRLLERMTRGLDFAAQLCQSPPELLELTGAAGAAVYFNGRTTVLGKAPSDEQLQGLFRWLASRPVSQDIFATNCLLKEYPESEEFKDVAAGLIAASMSRGRHNYVLWFRPEVVQTVEWGGNPNKPVDVQDDQPRLHPRKSFALWQETVRGKSLPWEDYELEGAEDLRRSIIDIVLERSEELLKLNTELERSNVELDSFAYAASHDLKEPLRGIHNYASLVLREDAAALQPTSRTRMDTVVRLTQRMESLINSLLHYAQVGRMELSLRETDLNEVLASVLELLKPRLEEAQAEVRIPAPLPPARCDRVRMMEAFTNLITNAIKYNDKDKRWVEIGSRQEPELGTVYYVRDNGIGIKPEYHDAIFRIFKRLHGRDKYGGGTGTGLTIVKRLIERHNGRLWLESTPGEGTTFFFTLGGETAPPATVRPPALEDLR, encoded by the coding sequence ATGGGCACGGACAAAGTTGGAACGCATCCCGCGGCGGATCTCACCAACTGCGACCGGGAGCCCATCCATATCCCGGGGGCCATCCAGCCCCACGGCGTCCTGCTGGTCCTGCGCGAGCCGTCGCTGACGATCTGTCAGGCGAGTGAGAACACGCAGGACCTGCTCGGTGTCGCCGTGAAGGACTTGCTGGGCCAGTCCCTGGAGAAGCTGCTGCCGCCAGAGCAGGTGGCGAGCACCCGCGAGAGCCTCCTGTCGGATCGCCTGGAGGACAACAACCCCCTCAAGCTCTCCATCCAGCAGGGCAGCGGTGGGTCGCGGCAGTTCGACGGCATCGCGCACCGCCACCAGGGCCGCCTCTTCCTGGAGCTGGAGCCCTCGACCGAGCAGAAGGATCTGCCGTTCTTCGGCTTCTACCACCAGGCGCGGGGCGCCATGTCGCGCCTGCGCGACGCGAAGGACCTGCATGCGCTGTGCATGGAGGCCGCGAGCGAGGTGCGCCGGCTCACGGGCTTCGATCGCGTCATCATCTACCGCTTCGACGCCGACTGGAACGGTCAGGTGCTCGCCGAGGATCGCATGGAGGACGCGGACCCCTACCTGGGGCTGCACTTCCCCGCCTCGGACATTCCCCGGCAGGCGCGCGAGCTGTACCTGCTCAACCTGCTGCGCCTCATCCCGGCGGTGGACTACGTGCCCGCGCGCATGGTGGCGCTGCCCGAGGAGGCCCAGGGCGGGCCCCTGGACATGTCCTTCTGCGTGCTGCGCAGCGTGTCCCCGGTGCACATGGAGTACCTGCGCAACATGGGCGCCGGCAGCTCCATGAGCATCTCCCTGCTCAAGGAGGGCAAGCTCTGGGGGCTCATCTCCTGCACGCACATCTCCGGCTCGCGCTACCTGCCCTACGAGGTGCGCACGGCGTGCGAGTTCGTGGGCCAGTTCATGTCCTCCTTCCTCCCCACCAAGGAGGGCTACGAGAACTACGATCAGCGCATCCGCGCCAAGTCCATCCAGGGCCGGCTGCTCGAGCGCATGACGCGCGGCCTCGACTTCGCCGCGCAGCTCTGCCAGTCGCCGCCGGAGCTGCTTGAGCTCACGGGGGCCGCGGGCGCCGCTGTCTACTTCAACGGCCGCACCACCGTGCTGGGCAAGGCGCCCTCGGACGAGCAGTTGCAGGGCCTGTTCCGCTGGCTGGCGAGCCGGCCGGTGTCCCAGGACATCTTCGCCACCAACTGCCTGCTCAAGGAGTACCCCGAGTCCGAGGAGTTCAAGGACGTGGCCGCGGGCCTCATCGCCGCCTCCATGTCCCGGGGCCGCCACAACTACGTGCTGTGGTTCCGTCCCGAGGTGGTGCAGACGGTGGAGTGGGGCGGCAATCCGAACAAGCCCGTGGACGTCCAGGACGATCAGCCCCGGCTGCATCCGCGCAAGTCCTTCGCGCTCTGGCAGGAGACGGTGCGCGGCAAGTCCCTGCCCTGGGAGGACTACGAGCTGGAGGGCGCCGAGGACCTGCGCCGCAGCATCATCGACATCGTGCTGGAGCGCAGCGAGGAGCTGCTCAAGCTCAACACCGAGCTGGAGCGCAGCAACGTGGAGCTGGACTCGTTCGCCTACGCCGCGAGTCATGACCTCAAGGAGCCGCTGCGCGGCATCCACAACTACGCGAGCCTGGTGCTGCGCGAGGACGCCGCGGCGCTCCAGCCCACCAGCCGCACGCGCATGGACACGGTGGTGCGGCTCACCCAGCGCATGGAGAGCCTCATCAACTCGCTCCTGCACTACGCGCAGGTGGGCCGCATGGAGCTGTCGCTGCGCGAGACGGACCTCAACGAGGTGCTCGCCTCGGTGCTGGAGCTGCTCAAGCCGCGCCTCGAGGAGGCCCAGGCCGAGGTGCGCATCCCCGCGCCGCTGCCTCCGGCGCGCTGCGACCGGGTGCGGATGATGGAGGCCTTCACCAACCTCATCACCAACGCCATCAAGTACAACGACAAGGACAAGCGTTGGGTGGAGATCGGCTCCAGGCAGGAGCCGGAGCTGGGCACCGTCTACTACGTGCGCGACAACGGCATCGGCATCAAGCCCGAGTACCACGACGCCATCTTCCGCATCTTCAAGCGCCTGCACGGGCGCGACAAATACGGTGGGGGCACCGGCACCGGCCTCACCATCGTCAAGCGCCTCATCGAGCGGCACAACGGCCGCTTGTGGCTGGAGTCCACGCCGGGTGAGGGCACCACCTTCTTCTTCACCCTGGGCGGTGAGACGGCCCCTCCGGCCACGGTGCGCCCGCCGGCGCTGGAGGATCTGCGATGA